A part of Thermococcus sp. SY098 genomic DNA contains:
- a CDS encoding ATP synthase subunit B, with protein MSGREYSTISKIYGPLMIVQGVKGVAYGEVVEIETESGEKRKGQVLEARENMAIVQVFEGTRDLDVKTTRVRFTGETLKVPVSMDMLGRVFSGIGKPIDGGPEIIPEDRRDVHGAPLNPVARAYPRDFIQTGISAIDGMNTLVRGQKLPIFSGSGLPHNQLAAQIARQAKVLGEEEQFAVVFAAMGITYEEANFFKKSFEETGAIERAVLFLNLADDPAIERIITPRMALTVAEYLAFDYDMQVLVILTDMTNYCEALREISAAREEVPGRRGYPGYLYTDLATIYERAGRVRGKKGSITQMPILTMPDDDITHPIPDLTGYITEGQIVLSRDLHRKGIYPPIDVLPSLSRLMKDGIGKGRTREDHPQLSQQLYAAYAEGRSLRDLVAVVGEEALSETDRKYLAFADRFEREFVAQAYDEDRSIEETLDLGWELLAMLPESELKRIEPKYIRKYHPKYRRSS; from the coding sequence ATGTCAGGAAGGGAATACTCCACAATTAGCAAGATCTATGGTCCTCTCATGATTGTTCAGGGAGTCAAAGGAGTAGCTTACGGTGAAGTCGTTGAGATAGAGACAGAGAGCGGGGAGAAGAGAAAAGGTCAAGTGCTGGAAGCAAGGGAAAACATGGCAATTGTTCAGGTTTTCGAGGGAACAAGGGATTTGGATGTTAAAACCACACGCGTAAGGTTCACCGGCGAGACATTGAAAGTCCCAGTGAGCATGGATATGCTTGGAAGGGTATTCAGTGGTATTGGTAAGCCAATTGATGGAGGTCCGGAGATAATTCCGGAGGACAGGAGAGATGTTCACGGTGCCCCACTCAATCCCGTCGCGAGAGCATACCCAAGGGACTTCATTCAGACGGGTATTTCTGCTATCGATGGAATGAATACCCTCGTTAGGGGTCAAAAGCTGCCAATCTTCAGCGGTTCTGGTTTGCCACACAACCAGTTAGCTGCTCAGATTGCAAGGCAAGCTAAGGTTTTAGGGGAAGAAGAGCAGTTCGCTGTCGTTTTTGCAGCCATGGGCATCACATATGAGGAGGCAAACTTCTTCAAAAAGAGCTTTGAAGAGACGGGTGCAATTGAGAGGGCTGTGCTTTTCCTCAATCTTGCAGATGACCCGGCTATTGAGCGTATCATTACCCCAAGAATGGCTCTCACAGTTGCTGAATACTTAGCTTTCGACTACGATATGCAGGTCTTGGTCATTCTTACGGACATGACAAACTACTGTGAAGCTTTGCGTGAAATTTCAGCAGCAAGAGAGGAAGTCCCAGGAAGAAGGGGTTATCCCGGTTACCTCTACACAGACTTGGCAACAATTTATGAGAGGGCCGGTAGAGTTAGAGGCAAGAAGGGTTCAATCACACAGATGCCAATTCTCACGATGCCTGACGATGACATTACACACCCAATTCCAGACCTGACAGGCTACATTACAGAGGGTCAGATCGTTCTCAGCAGAGACCTGCACAGAAAAGGCATTTATCCACCAATTGACGTTCTGCCATCATTGAGCAGATTGATGAAGGACGGTATCGGTAAGGGAAGAACAAGAGAGGATCATCCACAATTAAGCCAGCAGTTATATGCCGCTTATGCTGAGGGTAGGAGCTTAAGAGACTTGGTTGCAGTTGTCGGTGAAGAGGCACTATCTGAGACCGATAGGAAGTACTTGGCTTTCGCTGACAGATTTGAGAGGGAATTCGTTGCTCAGGCATATGATGAGGACAGAAGCATTGAAGAAACACTTGACCTTGGCTGGGAATTGCTTGCAATGCTTCCAGAGAGCGAGCTTAAGAGAATTGAGCCAAAGTACATCAGGAAGTACCATCCAAAGTACAGGCGCTCCTCTTGA
- a CDS encoding V-type ATP synthase subunit D, giving the protein MPEMLKVKPTRMELLKLKRRIKLAEKGHKLLKEKQDALIMEFFTIYDEALNLRRELNQKIGEAFETLRLAEIDVGVLRLKEIALGVKPNKEVEIRKRNIMGVSVPLIEAESFKRKPDERGYTFVASSPRVDLAAEKFEEVLELAIRLAEVEETLKRLAKEIEKTKRRVNALEYIIIPRMKNTVKFISQHLDEMERENFFRLKRVKAILEARAEAE; this is encoded by the coding sequence ATGCCAGAGATGCTTAAAGTCAAGCCAACACGTATGGAGTTGCTCAAACTAAAAAGGCGCATTAAGCTTGCAGAAAAGGGACATAAACTTCTCAAGGAGAAGCAAGATGCTTTGATTATGGAGTTTTTTACAATTTATGACGAGGCATTGAACCTGAGGAGAGAGCTTAACCAGAAGATAGGGGAAGCCTTTGAAACTTTACGTTTGGCTGAGATTGACGTTGGAGTGTTAAGACTTAAGGAGATTGCCCTTGGTGTTAAGCCAAACAAGGAAGTCGAAATAAGGAAGAGAAACATCATGGGTGTTTCAGTACCGCTGATTGAGGCAGAATCTTTCAAGAGAAAGCCAGATGAAAGGGGATATACATTTGTTGCAAGCTCTCCGAGGGTTGATTTGGCAGCAGAGAAGTTTGAGGAGGTATTGGAATTAGCTATTCGCTTGGCTGAAGTGGAGGAGACTCTCAAAAGATTGGCAAAGGAAATTGAAAAGACAAAGAGGAGGGTAAATGCCCTCGAATACATAATAATCCCAAGAATGAAGAACACTGTAAAGTTCATCAGCCAACACTTGGATGAAATGGAAAGAGAAAACTTCTTCAGGCTTAAAAGGGTTAAAGCAATCCTTGAAGCGAGAGCTGAGGCTGAGTGA
- a CDS encoding alanyl-tRNA editing protein, producing MTAKLFYEDAYLKEAKAKIETLEVKGNRVKLKLDRTIFYPEGGGQPSDKGIIRGDGFEIKVEKVYGKDEIWHEGTLKGREPKPGEEVDLKLDWEWRYENMKQHTGQHILSAVLKDLYDSNTTGFQIFENYNKIEIDFDGKLTWEHILNAEIRANEIVSKDLPVEIEFYDELPEDLRNQLRKDLSDRVKPPIRIVSIPGVDVIPCGGTHVKSTGEVGFIKVVNFYKKSKNIWRIEFVCGNRALRYLDELLEDYWESLDEMPNKNRPLIKRIRELKSEIVKLEEEKKALRLELWEWKAKALLKESEEVRGLKIVSTVEELDMKDAQAFVVYLVDKNPDTIALVVGRNYVIFAKNRSVEGVSMKELLREVLKETGGGGGGSEVLAKGGGFRVEPEKVLEIAKKKLREML from the coding sequence ATGACTGCTAAGCTCTTTTATGAGGATGCTTATCTCAAGGAAGCAAAGGCAAAAATTGAGACCCTTGAAGTTAAGGGAAATAGAGTCAAACTCAAGCTTGATAGGACAATTTTCTATCCTGAGGGTGGCGGTCAGCCGAGCGACAAAGGAATTATCAGAGGGGATGGCTTTGAAATTAAAGTAGAGAAAGTTTATGGTAAAGATGAGATATGGCATGAGGGAACTTTGAAAGGCAGGGAACCAAAGCCTGGAGAAGAAGTTGACCTTAAGCTTGACTGGGAGTGGAGATACGAAAACATGAAGCAGCATACGGGTCAGCACATTCTCTCAGCAGTTCTAAAAGATTTGTACGACAGCAACACGACGGGCTTTCAAATTTTTGAAAACTACAACAAGATTGAGATTGATTTTGATGGAAAGCTGACTTGGGAGCATATTTTAAATGCTGAGATTAGGGCTAATGAAATTGTTAGCAAAGACTTGCCTGTCGAAATTGAATTTTACGATGAGCTTCCGGAGGATTTAAGAAACCAGCTCCGAAAAGATCTTTCTGATAGGGTTAAGCCCCCAATAAGGATTGTCAGCATTCCGGGTGTTGACGTAATCCCTTGTGGGGGAACTCATGTAAAAAGCACGGGGGAGGTCGGCTTTATTAAAGTTGTGAACTTCTACAAGAAGAGCAAAAACATCTGGCGTATTGAGTTCGTCTGCGGCAATAGAGCTTTGAGATATTTAGATGAGCTCTTGGAAGATTACTGGGAAAGCTTGGATGAGATGCCAAATAAGAACAGGCCTTTGATTAAGAGGATTAGGGAACTTAAAAGCGAGATTGTAAAGCTTGAAGAGGAGAAAAAAGCTCTGAGGCTTGAATTATGGGAGTGGAAAGCTAAAGCACTTTTAAAAGAGTCTGAAGAAGTTAGAGGACTTAAAATCGTTAGCACAGTTGAAGAGCTTGATATGAAAGATGCTCAAGCTTTTGTGGTCTATTTGGTAGATAAGAATCCAGACACAATTGCTTTAGTTGTTGGGAGGAACTATGTGATATTTGCAAAGAATAGAAGTGTTGAAGGTGTTTCAATGAAGGAGCTTTTGAGGGAAGTCCTCAAGGAGACGGGTGGCGGTGGGGGAGGCAGTGAAGTTTTAGCTAAGGGTGGAGGATTTAGAGTTGAGCCGGAGAAGGTGCTTGAGATTGCTAAGAAGAAGCTGAGGGAGATGTTATGA